From the genome of Mustela lutreola isolate mMusLut2 chromosome 16, mMusLut2.pri, whole genome shotgun sequence, one region includes:
- the NUP93 gene encoding nuclear pore complex protein Nup93 isoform X3, translated as MAEEYHRESMLVEWEQVKQRILHTLLASGEDALDFTQESEPSYISDVGPPGRSSLDSIEMAYARQIYIYNEKIVNGHLQPNLVELCASVAELDDKNISDLWTMVKQMTDVLLVPASDALKSRNSVEVRMEFVKQALAYLEQSYKNYTLVTVFGNLHQAQLGGVPGTYQLVRSFLNIKLPAPLPGLQDGEVEGHPVWALIYYCMRCGDLFAASQVVNRAQHQLGEFKTWFQEYMNSKDRRLSPATENKLRLHYRRALRNNTDPYKRAVYCIIGRCDITDNQSEVADKTEDYLWLKLNQVCFDDDGTSSPQDRLTLSQFQKQLLEDYGESHFTVNQQPFLYFQVLFLTAQFEAAIAFLFRMERLRCHAVHVALVLFELKLLLKSSGQSAQLLSHEPGDPPCVRRLNFVRLLMLYTRKFESTDPREALQYFYFLRDEKDSQGENMFLRCVSELVIESREFDMILGKLENDGSRKPGVIDKFTSDTKPIINKVASVAENKGLFEEAAKLYDLAKNADKVLELMNKLLSPVVPQISAPQSNKERLKNMALSIAERYRAQGISANKFVDSTFYLLLDLITFFDEYHSGHIDRAFDIIDRLKLVPLNQESVEERVAAFRNFSDEIRHNLSEVLLATMNILFTQFKRLKGTSPSSASRPQRVIEDRDSQLRSQARALITFAGMIPYRTSGDTNARLVQMEVLMN; from the exons ATGGCTGAGGAGTACCATCGAGAGTCCATGCTGGTCGAGTGGGAGCAAGTAAAACAGCGAATTCTCCACACTCTGCTGGCATCAGGAGAAGATGCTTTGGACTTCACTCAAGAAAGTGAG CCAAGTTACATCAGTGATGTGGGACCCCCTGGTCGAAGTTCTCTGGATAGCATTGAGATGGCCTACGCCCGGCAG atttatatCTATAACGAGAAGATTGTAAATGGACACCTGCAGCCTAACCTGGTGGAACTCTGTGCTTCGGTGGCGGAGCTGGATGATAAG AACATCTCTGACCTGTGGACCATGGTGAAACAAATGACAGATGTGTTGTTGGTGCCGGCGAGTGATGCCCTGAAGAGCCGCAACAGCGTGGAGGTGCGCATGGAGTTTGTGAAGCAGGCCTTGGCATACCTCGAGCAGAG ttataagaattATACCCTTGTAACTGTCTTTGGAAACTTGCATCAGGCCCAGCTAGGCGGGGTGCCTGGGACTTACCAATTGGTTCGAAGTTTCTTGAACATCAAACTTCCGGCTCCCTTGCCTGGACTTCAG GATGGAGAGGTGGAAGGCCATCCTGTGTGGGCATTAATTTATTACTGCATGCGCTGTGGGGACCTGTTTGCCGCTTCACAGGTGGTTAACCGAGCCCAGCACCAGCTGGGAGAGTTTAAAACCTGGTTCCAGGAGTACATGAACAGCAAGGACAGAAG GTTGTCTCCCGCCACGGAGAACAAGCTCCGACTGCATTACCGCAGGGCCCTCAGGAACAACACGGACCCCTACAAGCGGGCTGTGTACTGCATCATTGGCAGATGTGACATCACTGACAACCAGAGCGAAGTAGCTGATAAGACCGAGGACTACCTGTGGCTGAAG TTGAACCAAGTGTGTTTCGATGACGATGGCACCAGCTCCCCACAAGACAGACTCACGCTTTCACAGTTCCAGAAACAGTTGTTGGAAGACTATG GCGAGTCCCACTTCACGGTGAACCAGCAGCCCTTCCTCTACTTCCAAGTCCTCTTCCTGACGGCACAGTTCGAAGCTGCCATTGCTTTCCTCTTCCGCATGGAGCGGCTGCGCTGCCATGCTGTCCACGTGGCACTGGTGCTCTTCGAGCTGAAGCTGCTTCTAAAATCCTCAGGACAGAGTGCTCAGCTCC TCAGCCACGAGCCCGGCGACCCTCCCTGCGTCCGGCGGCTGAACTTTGTGAGGCTGCTTATGCTCTACACCCGCAAGTTTGAGTCTACAGACCCGAGGGAGGCACTCCAGTACTTCTACTTCCTCAG GGACGAGAAAGATAGTCAAGGAGAAAACATGTTTTTGCGCTGCGTGAGTGAGCTTGTGATAGAAAGTCGAGAG TTCGATATGATCCTTGGGAAACTAGAGAATGATGGAAGTAGAAAG CCTGGAGTCATAGATAAGTTTACTAGTGACACAAAGCCTATTATCAACAAAGTTGCTTCCGTGGCAGAAAATAAAGGACTTTTTGAAGAAGCAGCAAAGCTCTATGACCTTGCCAAG AATGCTGACAAGGTGCTGGAGCTGATGAACAAGCTACTCAGCCCCGTCGTGCCCCAGATTAGCGCACCACAGTCCAACAAGGAGAGGCTGAAGAACATGGCACTCTCCATTGCGGAACG GTATAGGGCTCAGGGAATCAGTGCAAATAAATTTGTGGACTCCACATTCTATCTTCTGTTGGACTTGATCACCTTTTTTGATGAGTATCACAGTGGTCATATCGACAGAGCCTTTGAT ataATTGATCGTTTGAAGCTGGTGCCCCTGAATCAGGAAAGTGTGGAAGAGAGAGTGGCTGCTTTCAGAAATTTCAGTGATGAA ATCAGGCACAACCTCTCAGAAGTACTTCTTGCCACCATGAACATCTTATTCACACAATTTAAGAGGCTCAAGGGGACAAGTCCATCCTCGGCATCCAGGCCCCAGCGAGTCATCGAGGACCGTGATTCT cAACTCCGAAGCCAAGCCCGAGCCCTGATCACCTTTGCTGGGATGATACCCTACCGGACGTCTGGAGACACCAATGCAAGGCTGGTGCAGATGGAGGTCCTCATGAATTAA